The following is a genomic window from Anopheles aquasalis chromosome 3, idAnoAquaMG_Q_19, whole genome shotgun sequence.
ACGGTTTGCAGCCACCGTTAGGGCCAAGTGTCCgtgccaagaagaaggaacgaaATGCGAAATGGCAAAACGGTGATTGGTGTAGTGCTGTTTGCCTACAAGTCGTttaatgtaatgtaatgtaaGTGCAATGGTGTCACTGAGTAAGGTAGAATGGGCGAGGCAGTCGCTTCGTTGTGGTAGTATGTATAGTATCGATAGAGATGTTTTGTAGTAATGTTCTGTTAATGGGTtcgtctctctatctctctatctctcctgctctctatCTTGCTCTACTACCTcattcgttctctctctctttctctctgtctctgtcgctGTCTCGTTTCTTCCCTGGATTCTCCTATTACTTTCTCTCTGTTTAGTtatgtgtctgggtgtgtctctgtgtgtttgcagTATGCAAGAGTGAGTGGATTTTGTGGGGGCTGGaccagggggggggagggctttgtttgtttggtttgttttgtgatttgctTGAATTTGTTTAGATACTGTATTCTACTTTATTGTTTATACCTATAATATGCTGATTATTATGAAGTCTTTGATCTTCATCAATATACTTAAGATCGCCAACATTAGTACCTATTAGCCGGCCGGTTTGGATGTTGGAACCTGGTGGATATAAGAGATTTGAGAGACCTTGACTAGTCATTGTACCACTCGTGCTCATGCCTCCGGGATGACTGCGTGAACTTCTAAGACTATGCAAGCTATGAATGGAACGGCGTTCCTCTAAATCTTCTAAGGTGGATCGAAATGCACGTACAACACGAAGCTGGGTCTGCAGCCGGGTAAGGCCGCGGATCCATAATATCTGACCTGCACGGGGTTTCTTGTCATTGTCCAGCGTTTCGTAGCGCTCCTCGCCGAGCCGGATCGCCTCGGTGTACTCGGACTCCGGGTGGCCGCGGCCCCACGCCATCGTTTTCGGCATCTTGCGCGTCGGTATGCTCGTGACGATCTGCGCCCAGATCAGCGTACCGAGGCCGAAGAACACGCTCCACAGCCACTGTTCGACGTTCAGTGCCTTGGTCGAGAACGCCACCTTACCGAACTGGATGATAAACACCTGCGACACCAGCGTCACCAGCCAGATCGAGTAGAAGATCGGGTTGGTGAACAGCCCCTGGAAGATGTTGCGCTGGCCGTGGATCTTGCGCGCATTCAGCTCGTTGAACAGCGTCATGAAGACGAACACGTTGAAGATGATGGTAAAGTGCTGGGTCGCCTCCGAGTTCAGCGGCTGGCCGCGCCCCGATTCGATATCGAGGAAGCGGTCACCGACGAACAGCAAACCGAACACGATCACCAGCTGGTACACCGCCTGGCCGAGGATGTTCTTCATCATGGTACGCGAAATCAGCGGCTTGGTGCGACCGTACGGTTTGCGCAGGAGCAGATCCGGCGTCGGCATCTCCGTCGCCAGGGCAAGCGAGGCGAGCGTGTCCATGATCAGGTTCATCCACAGCATCTGCACCGCCTTCAGCGGTGAATCCTGCACGGCACACGCACCGATGAATGCCACAATCACCGCGACCACGTTGACCGTCAGCTGGAACTGCAGGAACTTGGCGATCGAATCGTACACATTACGGCCCCACATGACCGCCTTCACGATACTGCTGAAGTTGTCGTCCGTCAGAATGATGTCCGAGGCTTCCTTCGCCACGTCCGTACCCGCGATGCCCATGGCGAACCCAACGTCCGCCTTCTTCAATGCCGGCCCATCGTTCGTACCGTCACCAGTGACCGCTACCACCTCGCGGCTCGCCGACACCTTACTGTCGATGATGCCCTTCACCAGGTTGTACTTGTCCGTGGGCGAAGAGCGGGCGAGCACGCGCAACTTCGGCCACACCTTATccagcagatgctgctgaatATCGCCGTTGCTGTCACGGATGCGCCGGTTAAACTCCTTGCCCTCGAGAATCAGGAAGTCGTCCTGGGGCCGCAGGATGCCGCATTTGGTGGCGATCGAACGGGCCGTGTTGATGTTGTCGCCCGTTACCATGCGCACCGTGATGCCCGCTCGCTGGCACTTCCGGATGGCTTCCGGTACCTCCGGTCGCACCGGATCCTCAATACCaaccacacacaggcacgttagattgctgatgatgttctCCTCGTCGTCCCAGTTCGGCTCGTTATCGTAGTGGACCTCGTTGATGTTTGCCTTGCCCGGCACAAAGTCCCGGAAAGCGATACAGATCGTGCGCAACCCATCGCAAGCCATCGGTTCAATCACCTGGTGCAGCAACCGTTCCTGCATGTCGCGCGTAAACTTCTCCAGCACACCGTCCTGCCCGTAGATGAAGGAACACTTCTTCAGGATGATCTCCGATGCACCCTTGCTGTACACCCGGTACCCGCCACCCTGTTTCGGCACGACCGTACTCATCGATTTGCGCACCGAGTTGAAGGTGTAGACGCGCGTAAACGAATCCTCCGGGTGTGAGTCACGGATCGTCTGGTAGTTCTTGCCCAGCCCATTCACGAACCCAAGCAGCGCACACTCGGTCTTGTTGCCGACCTGCTGCAGTGGATCGCCCGGATTCTGGCCGGGCATCAGTCCCGACGTGTAGGCCGAGTTCAGCGCAATACCATCGATGATCGCTTCGCCGACAACACGCGGTATGTCGGAGAAGCGGGGCGTTACCATGCACAGCTTCTCGCAGATGTACGACTGCACCACCGTCATCCGGTTGGTGGTCAGTGTGCCCGTCTTGTCCGAGCAGATGGCCGTCGCGTTGCCCATCGTTTCGCACGCATCCAGGTGCCGCACCAGATTGTTGtccttcatcatcttcttcaccgAGTAGGCCAGCGAGAGGGTTACGGCCAGTGGCAATCCTTccggtaccgccaccaccagcaccgtcacACCGATGATGAAGTGCTTCACCAGGTTGTTGGCGTACGAGTTGCGCCACGGTTTCTGCTCGATCACGAACGTCTGGATGCAGAACTGAATGATCAGGATGATCACCGTCAGCACGGCAATGGTCGAACCAGCGTATCCGATCTGGATGGCGAGCTTCGTTAGCTTAGCCTGCAGCACCGACTTTTCCTTGccaccatgaccaccaccaccaccgccgctctTGCCTGCCTCACCATCCTCGCCGGCACCATCGTCCGAGGTGATCGAATCCACCGTCATCTGGCTCTTCAGGCCCTGCGGATGGCCGTGGCTGTTGTTCGTAATTTCATCCTTGCCCgatttcttcgccttcttcgcatccttcttcttctgcttcgctgccgCCTCATGCTCATCGACGGCCGCTCCGAGCAGGGTGAAGATGATACCGGCCTGCGAGTTGACACCGACGGCCGTCACCACCATCTTGCCGCTACCCTCCATCACGTGCGTACCGGACAGCACCACCGGATCGGTCGACTCATTCTTCTTCACGTGGTCCGACTCGCCCGTCAGCGACGATTCGTCAATCTTCAGATCGTTGCTCTGGATCAGTATACCGTCCGCCGGCAGCAGATCACCGTACTTGATCTGGCAGATGTCACCGACCACGATGTCACCGATGTTGATCTGCACCGCATCGCCACCCCGGATGACGGAGAACTTGTGCTCACCCTCGATCCGCGACTGCAGTCCCCGGAACTGTTTCTCCTTCGAGTAATCGTTGAAGGCCgtcacgacgaccaccacgaacACGGACACCAGGATGGCCAAACCCTCGATCCACGCGTagtgctcctcctcttcctccaccatcgcttcgtcatcgtcggttgGCTGGTAgaaggacagcagcagcgagatgaTGGCCGCAATCTCCAAAATAATCAGCGTCACGTCCTGCAGTGCCTCCCAGACGAGCGTCAGGAAGGACTTGGGTGGCTTCGGGGGAATCACGTTCGAGCCGAACGTCTCTCGCCGATGCTCAATGTCCGCCTGCGATCCGCTCAATCCCTCGTTCGGTGAGGTGTAGAGCTTCCGGCAAATCTCGTTCACGCCACCGTTCTCGCTCACCTTCGCCACCGCTTCCCGGCCCCGATGCTCCATGATGTCTCGCAGTATCTTCTGCGAGATCTGGTACTGGGCCGGTCGCCCATCGATCGTCGCCATCTTCTTGCTCTACCCCCCTGGAGGCCCGGTTATCCTTGCTATCACGAAACGTATCTCCACACACGCTcacttcccctctctctcgcacacggacacgcacacacaaatcgAACAAAAGTAACCAAACTGCCCGGTGTATACGCACAGCGAGCTATCGATTGTTCACTTTACACGCGCTGGCAGCGGCCCAAATTGCCGCAGGCTGCACTTCACTCCTGGACCGTGTATGGCACTGCTTCGTCAAGTCCGGTGTAACACCTCCCACGGTGCGGGAGAGTCGCGTCACTGTGAATCAGTTTGTGTCACCAGAGACAGGTAAATTCCATCGTCAACAacaacgtcatcatcaccgttgcaCCACCATGCAGATCATAGCATCGCGCACATGTGCAGATGAGTCAGCTTCCTATCGTAGCTGGATTCACTGGATGCACCGCAACGATTACCGCATCACGGGAACATGTGTATCCGGAGATCCGTTTGTGTCGTTATctaaaacagaaataaaagagaaaataaaacaacgttAGTACTTCCAGAACACATCGATTGAGAAGCTTAAGATTAGAGTAATCCGTGGTgaacaaaatcgaaaccaaatgGAGAACCAGCGCCGGTTCCTTACCGCCTTACGCCGAAGAGCCACTCTTGCACGAGCACGAGTGAGGCGAGCAATGTGGAAGCTTCCGGCCAACGAGCACGACCTATTTATAAAAGTCAGCGGTCCGGCGACCCTCAGGTGCGTTCGCTATCAGGCGTAGCCATCATGCCGCACTAGTAGGCGCAGGGATCCTCTTCCTCGCGCCCAAAAAGCAAATATCGCACTGCAGTAATCAAGTAGCCCGGGCAAAGCCATAGGGCAGCCCGTGGTGCGCATACAACGCAGACACGCAAGATGAGACGAACGCAGTCCACAATGTGCTAGCTGCTGCCTACATATCATCTTCCACCACTTAACTTGCGCTACGCATGTCCACTTCCCCGTGCGTCTTATCAGAACTACACCTTCCCTACACCTTACTCGCGCAATTTCACGCTCTGcagcggcaacaacagcaacagtagtttGTTTCAGCGCAGGCAGTAATATGAATGGCggtccaccgtcgtcgccatggTTCGTTTCAGATGCTTGAGTTACCTCGTGTCGGTTTTTATGATTGTTTGCACTAAACCACAAAACTGGAACCGGTGAGATAGGGCGCACTGAGCACATTCCACCGGCAGGTGAGTGACAGAAAGCGAGCGACGTTATGACGCGATTGTGTAACCTTCGCCAAGTGCGACCACTGctgcgatcgaacgaacgaacgaacgtgagTTTACAAACTAACGATTGAGAAGCAAATGCCCACACGCTAAATACTTCTTGCTGAACGTACAATGTCTACTAGATATTTCATTTGTATCGTTGCGGTACCGTTACCACCATACAGACCCAACTCCGTTACCAACGACCCCAATAAGACCTAAAAGATATCTAGTATTCCGATCATGTTGGCTCAATGACTAAAATTATTCTTAACCTTGTACATTGCCCTCTATATGTTCTCGCAGAAAATAACACCGCATCACCGATCCGCACCCCATTGGAACCCGCACCCCGAGGCATTCAGATATCATAATGTAAACACACGTACTACACGTCCTGTGTACCGGCCGGGGGTATCCTGGACCGGTCACAAATTTGATAACTTTTTTTATGACCATGCAGTAGAATGAACGTAGAGCAAATCTTCACTTAATTCGTCACTTGTTCCCGCTCTTCCTGTTCCAGTCATGCGCATCATAACCCACCCAAAACGGATCATAAACGGAATCGCTCATCGCTGCCGCCAGTTTGTGATGAGCCACTCGTACGTTTACACACATCCAATTTCGACCGCGAATCGTGAACTTTCTGTGAGATCATCCAATCGTCGTACCTGGTAGTTAGACGGTTGTGATATCAAACGAATTTGTGATCGGTAGTCAGGCGTTTAAACACAAtaatacacatacacgcatacaaACACCCGACACTATATTAAACTAACATCACCTCGTCGTTTAGCATCacaatttttggcaaacggTTCGATCACTGAACGATTACCAAATAGACGCTAAGCGCTGCCACTGGTCGAACGGTTTGTGTAAATCAAGGTAAGGGGATGGAAGCAGAAGCTTGCAGAACCCGAACGTCCGACCGGCCGACCAGCCGACCGGTGCGCTTACGTCATCGAACACTCGGAACACTCGGCAGCCCCTTTTTCGGAATGGCGAGACCTTCGGAAGGTAGCGAAGCCCCCCATCGGGTGCACAGTATTAGACCCGGCGAACCTACCCACCACACCTTTCGCATTCGGATCTCGGTGATTTACACAAAACGGACGGTCCAATCTTTTGCCACAGCCCGTCTAAGCCCGTTTCGTCGAGCAGGTTCGTCGAGCGTCGAGGCACACGCACCGCACACGAATACACAATTACGATCGCCTGGGGATCGCCTGGGCGATCGTTGAGGCGATCGACGCATGGAGGACTCGCGCGATGTGTTTTAATTATAATCCAACGCGCTACAACGCCGATAAATTCCATCCATGTGCCGGAGAGCGCGGTGGAGGATTTATCTGTTCCCTGACACTCCGCTCCGATCAGTACAGCGAGGATTCGCAATCGACCACGCCGAGGTTAGCGCCTCGTGCGCGCCCAGTGACGTACTAAGAGCCGGTTGTGCGCGACGGCGACAGACTTGACTCGCCGGCAAACCGGTTTTGCATCATACATTTATGCATCCGTGTGGTTGCGTGGACACACGAGGGAGTTCAATGCTGCCCCCACCGTACCCCTATAACGCGTCCGCAGTCCCCGTTGTCGTCGCATTCGTCGCAAACCTCATCGTTCTCGATGGCCAATCGCACGCTTGAACGTTTCGAGGGAACGTttcgaacgaaataaaacagcaaaagcataGCGACCGTAAGGTATGGCGACTTTGACCGTGGTGTCCGGCGACCTGGCACGGCAAAAGCGAAGGTTAAAGTTGAGCGTGCCCTGGCATAAACACATTCTTTTCCTTAGAAAGGAACATAAGACTTCTCTCTAAAACTCGTGACCATCACCTGCCCAACTTCATCGCCAAGGACTGTCACCGGTGTGAAGTCATGTGATGTTAGTATAGACGAATCGATGGCAATGTCTTTTAAATTGATTGATCAACTCAAAATCTTATCAAAATTCTCCTTAATCTCCCCCGGTGATATCGCACATTCAATTCGTCCATTATCATCCTTCGTCTAGTACAATGATCGGTGCTACAATTACAATCTGCCTTAAAATCCATGATAAAACCCTGGAGCTCAAAAGCGGATCGCAAAAGACGTTGTTGTCGAAATGGCCCTCCATTAGGTTATCTTTATTCATCGACCACCACACCAGGCGCATGATAACAGGTTTTAAACGGCTCGAGCAGCTTGATAAGCTTCGCCTCCCTACAGATAAGCGGACAGATCCCATTTATCGTCCGCCGGCACAATAATGTCTCAATATCCGTCCGGCGATCCGGCGATTCGGCGATACGGCGATACGGCGATACCTTCCCTTCAATGACGAACCATCGGTCCTACGGACGTCATAGTTCTATTTCTAGGCCCAAGCGCTTCCCCAGTCTTGTGCCGCCCTTGCTCCAATCAATCGATTGCCTAATAGCAACGCGATGCTCATCCTCTCCCCCCGCACGTCCGCCCGTCCGCTATTTGGTTATTCGTTCTGTGaagtctgtgtttttttttttgcaattcaaGAGCTCCTCTATTAGAAGCACTTAGGCCACGTGGATCGATATGTGTGCGCAAGTGCAtcttgtcggtcggtcggtcggtcggccggacATAGTAGCGTAACTACACTTCAAGCTTGTAGCTCCGGTACTGGCTGTCGATGCAATCATTAGGTAAACTCCTATTAACTCCACTGCCACGATGACGCGATCGTCGATGATCGTCGCATTGGCTAGAGGGGCCGCCTTCTTGTCGGCTAGCGGCCCTCCGGATGACCGACCTACCCGAAACACCAAGCTCATTTACATTCCACGGTGACAGACCGCTGCGCGCTGCCGCtactactgatgatgatgatgatgatcgttcgtgAACGATTACGTTCAGGCATTTGGCGCAGTCCAGAGCACGGACCACGAGGGTACCGAGGAGATTGCGAGTAGATGCACGTGCACAACCTTCGGCGGCTTCAGGTATGGGAATGTCCGTACTCCGGCCTCGATTGTGCATGCTCGCGGCCACCCGTTATCGGGTAGCTGTCACGAGTTCGAAGTCAGTTCCTCAAAGACAGTTGCAAATTATGGCAGACGGCACCTTCAAAAGGTGTTGCGCTGCGTCTTCACTATTTGCACAACACGTTTATCTTTAGTGCCGcatcggtctctctctctctacactaATTGGTTCAAACATACGAAGTAGTAAACAGAATTTGAAAATTTCGTAAAATGCAAACCACATATTGGCGAGTTAACGACACTCCGCATGGAATAAAGCACAAATTAGCATAGCCAAACATCGAGCATGCTGCCATGCGCAACTGAATCAATCTTACTCGCGCTACGGACCCCCCCTTTTGCGGCCATTTGCAGAGAGGTGTTTCGTCGATACTACACACCTCGCGTCGCAGCTCTCACTTGTCACACCACTTGGTtctgtttatttatttctctGCTACCTTATCTCGACAACGTTTCTGGCACACCTACCTAAGCCCGTACACACTCTCTCACCTAGCATACGCATGCCTACCGGCATACCTAAGCGTGGTCCCGATATCTCGGTCACAGAAAGTTTTCGAGCCTCATGACAGGAGGGGACGGCTCGGCGACCATACTGTACACTGTACTCGGTGATAAGCCACCAAACAGCGGAGGTACGAACAGGTTTGCGATAGACGCTGTTGTCGCTGTTTAatgttgcttttaattacATCCATCCAGTGGACGATCACTGTTTAATGAATTTGCAAACACACATTCTCCATTCAGGTGAAGGCTGCTACTCGTTGCATGTGACTGATTTACGTGTGAAGATGGTAGCTAGCAAGGTTTGTTATCCGATGCTTCTTTAAGCAATGTGTACTTACAAACCCGAGACCTTCAAAATGGTATTACACTGGCCCTCGAATGCGGTAGAATCTGGCTAAAATGACACTCCTGGCAACCGGCGAACTGGTGGCGATTGCAATTGCATCGAAAAATCCGCCAAATTTGCGCACCACCGGATGGTGTTCCGTCTATCTTCATTCCACCCAACGGTGCGATTGTCAAAGAAGATTGACGATGCCCGAAGGTCATTGATGTTTAAATTTAGATGGAAAATGGTACCGATCGCTTCCCTGTGATGTGCGAAGCTGCTTGAGGCGGCGGCTCTGGCAATAGCACTATTGTTGAATCCCATTTTCAATTGCCCATgtttgcagcagcggcaaaTGTGTTCGTTCGCtaataaatgaaacatttacaGGGTTTATACGAATTTAATTATACCAATGACGCTTTAGAAACATAACAaagtaaattttaaaatttaacaaattttGAATCATCAAAATGTATAATTCTATAACAAATACAATGCAGCTTATTGATGCATatgcaatcaaatcaaattaaattctcTTTCTAATTATCAAATAGTGTACGGCTCCGTAGCATTTCCAGTACCTATTCATAGTCAAGCGTATACTTAAAAGATTTAAATAATACTTAGAGAACGCTTTGGGATTCCAGCTCATGCAAAGTGTGATTCATGTGATGAGCATCATCGCATCCACTGCATCGCTCGTCACCGTCCGCTGCGCCAAGGGCAATTACTGTAGGTGCGCTGTAATTGAAATGTACCTTTTCGCGGTGACAGCCAGAGGAGCCAGTGGCATCGATGCAACTAATCACGACATGAACGACCATCACCCAGCTACATAGACAACACACCAGCTCAACGtacacacaggcgcacaaaCGGGGGACCACCGCATGCTCATCTCTACCAccggccagcagtagcagcagcagcagcttgcgcTTGCCACTCTGTAGGTAAACTGGGACGCTCGATGCGGTTCGTTGGTAGCTTTAATGGGTACTCCTCGCATAGCTGCATGCCAGTAATCATATTTAATAACTCGTTTTAAGCCAAT
Proteins encoded in this region:
- the LOC126577718 gene encoding plasma membrane calcium-transporting ATPase 1 isoform X4, with amino-acid sequence MATIDGRPAQYQISQKILRDIMEHRGREAVAKVSENGGVNEICRKLYTSPNEGLSGSQADIEHRRETFGSNVIPPKPPKSFLTLVWEALQDVTLIILEIAAIISLLLSFYQPTDDDEAMVEEEEEHYAWIEGLAILVSVFVVVVVTAFNDYSKEKQFRGLQSRIEGEHKFSVIRGGDAVQINIGDIVVGDICQIKYGDLLPADGILIQSNDLKIDESSLTGESDHVKKNESTDPVVLSGTHVMEGSGKMVVTAVGVNSQAGIIFTLLGAAVDEHEAAAKQKKKDAKKAKKSGKDEITNNSHGHPQGLKSQMTVDSITSDDGAGEDGEAGKSGGGGGGHGGKEKSVLQAKLTKLAIQIGYAGSTIAVLTVIILIIQFCIQTFVIEQKPWRNSYANNLVKHFIIGVTVLVVAVPEGLPLAVTLSLAYSVKKMMKDNNLVRHLDACETMGNATAICSDKTGTLTTNRMTVVQSYICEKLCMVTPRFSDIPRVVGEAIIDGIALNSAYTSGLMPGQNPGDPLQQVGNKTECALLGFVNGLGKNYQTIRDSHPEDSFTRVYTFNSVRKSMSTVVPKQGGGYRVYSKGASEIILKKCSFIYGQDGVLEKFTRDMQERLLHQVIEPMACDGLRTICIAFRDFVPGKANINEVHYDNEPNWDDEENIISNLTCLCVVGIEDPVRPEVPEAIRKCQRAGITVRMVTGDNINTARSIATKCGILRPQDDFLILEGKEFNRRIRDSNGDIQQHLLDKVWPKLRVLARSSPTDKYNLVKGIIDSKVSASREVVAVTGDGTNDGPALKKADVGFAMGIAGTDVAKEASDIILTDDNFSSIVKAVMWGRNVYDSIAKFLQFQLTVNVVAVIVAFIGACAVQDSPLKAVQMLWMNLIMDTLASLALATEMPTPDLLLRKPYGRTKPLISRTMMKNILGQAVYQLVIVFGLLFVGDRFLDIESGRGQPLNSEATQHFTIIFNVFVFMTLFNELNARKIHGQRNIFQGLFTNPIFYSIWLVTLVSQVFIIQFGKVAFSTKALNVEQWLWSVFFGLGTLIWAQIVTSIPTRKMPKTMAWGRGHPESEYTEAIRLGEERYETLDNDKKPRAGSNIQTGRLIEKFAVWTKSTTV
- the LOC126577718 gene encoding plasma membrane calcium-transporting ATPase 2 isoform X1, with the protein product MATIDGRPAQYQISQKILRDIMEHRGREAVAKVSENGGVNEICRKLYTSPNEGLSGSQADIEHRRETFGSNVIPPKPPKSFLTLVWEALQDVTLIILEIAAIISLLLSFYQPTDDDEAMVEEEEEHYAWIEGLAILVSVFVVVVVTAFNDYSKEKQFRGLQSRIEGEHKFSVIRGGDAVQINIGDIVVGDICQIKYGDLLPADGILIQSNDLKIDESSLTGESDHVKKNESTDPVVLSGTHVMEGSGKMVVTAVGVNSQAGIIFTLLGAAVDEHEAAAKQKKKDAKKAKKSGKDEITNNSHGHPQGLKSQMTVDSITSDDGAGEDGEAGKSGGGGGGHGGKEKSVLQAKLTKLAIQIGYAGSTIAVLTVIILIIQFCIQTFVIEQKPWRNSYANNLVKHFIIGVTVLVVAVPEGLPLAVTLSLAYSVKKMMKDNNLVRHLDACETMGNATAICSDKTGTLTTNRMTVVQSYICEKLCMVTPRFSDIPRVVGEAIIDGIALNSAYTSGLMPGQNPGDPLQQVGNKTECALLGFVNGLGKNYQTIRDSHPEDSFTRVYTFNSVRKSMSTVVPKQGGGYRVYSKGASEIILKKCSFIYGQDGVLEKFTRDMQERLLHQVIEPMACDGLRTICIAFRDFVPGKANINEVHYDNEPNWDDEENIISNLTCLCVVGIEDPVRPEVPEAIRKCQRAGITVRMVTGDNINTARSIATKCGILRPQDDFLILEGKEFNRRIRDSNGDIQQHLLDKVWPKLRVLARSSPTDKYNLVKGIIDSKVSASREVVAVTGDGTNDGPALKKADVGFAMGIAGTDVAKEASDIILTDDNFSSIVKAVMWGRNVYDSIAKFLQFQLTVNVVAVIVAFIGACAVQDSPLKAVQMLWMNLIMDTLASLALATEMPTPDLLLRKPYGRTKPLISRTMMKNILGQAVYQLVIVFGLLFVGDRFLDIESGRGQPLNSEATQHFTIIFNVFVFMTLFNELNARKIHGQRNIFQGLFTNPIFYSIWLVTLVSQVFIIQFGKVAFSTKALNVEQWLWSVFFGLGTLIWAQIVTSIPTRKMPKTMAWGRGHPESEYTEAIRLGEERYETLDNDKKPRAGQILWIRGLTRLQTQLRVVRAFRSTLEDLEERRSIHSLHSLRSSRSHPGGMSTSGTMTSQGLSNLLYPPGSNIQTGRLIGTNVGDLKYIDEDQRLHNNQHIIEKFAVWTKSTTV
- the LOC126577718 gene encoding plasma membrane calcium-transporting ATPase 1 isoform X3, which codes for MATIDGRPAQYQISQKILRDIMEHRGREAVAKVSENGGVNEICRKLYTSPNEGLSGSQADIEHRRETFGSNVIPPKPPKSFLTLVWEALQDVTLIILEIAAIISLLLSFYQPTDDDEAMVEEEEEHYAWIEGLAILVSVFVVVVVTAFNDYSKEKQFRGLQSRIEGEHKFSVIRGGDAVQINIGDIVVGDICQIKYGDLLPADGILIQSNDLKIDESSLTGESDHVKKNESTDPVVLSGTHVMEGSGKMVVTAVGVNSQAGIIFTLLGAAVDEHEAAAKQKKKDAKKAKKSGKDEITNNSHGHPQGLKSQMTVDSITSDDGAGEDGEAGKSGGGGGGHGGKEKSVLQAKLTKLAIQIGYAGSTIAVLTVIILIIQFCIQTFVIEQKPWRNSYANNLVKHFIIGVTVLVVAVPEGLPLAVTLSLAYSVKKMMKDNNLVRHLDACETMGNATAICSDKTGTLTTNRMTVVQSYICEKLCMVTPRFSDIPRVVGEAIIDGIALNSAYTSGLMPGQNPGDPLQQVGNKTECALLGFVNGLGKNYQTIRDSHPEDSFTRVYTFNSVRKSMSTVVPKQGGGYRVYSKGASEIILKKCSFIYGQDGVLEKFTRDMQERLLHQVIEPMACDGLRTICIAFRDFVPGKANINEVHYDNEPNWDDEENIISNLTCLCVVGIEDPVRPEVPEAIRKCQRAGITVRMVTGDNINTARSIATKCGILRPQDDFLILEGKEFNRRIRDSNGDIQQHLLDKVWPKLRVLARSSPTDKYNLVKGIIDSKVSASREVVAVTGDGTNDGPALKKADVGFAMGIAGTDVAKEASDIILTDDNFSSIVKAVMWGRNVYDSIAKFLQFQLTVNVVAVIVAFIGACAVQDSPLKAVQMLWMNLIMDTLASLALATEMPTPDLLLRKPYGRTKPLISRTMMKNILGQAVYQLVIVFGLLFVGDRFLDIESGRGQPLNSEATQHFTIIFNVFVFMTLFNELNARKIHGQRNIFQGLFTNPIFYSIWLVTLVSQVFIIQFGKVAFSTKALNVEQWLWSVFFGLGTLIWAQIVTSIPTRKMPKTMAWGRGHPESEYTEAIRLGEERYETLDNDKKPRAGSNIQTGRLIGTNVGDLKYIDEDQRLHNNQHIIEKFAVWTKSTTV
- the LOC126577718 gene encoding plasma membrane calcium-transporting ATPase 2 isoform X2: MATIDGRPAQYQISQKILRDIMEHRGREAVAKVSENGGVNEICRKLYTSPNEGLSGSQADIEHRRETFGSNVIPPKPPKSFLTLVWEALQDVTLIILEIAAIISLLLSFYQPTDDDEAMVEEEEEHYAWIEGLAILVSVFVVVVVTAFNDYSKEKQFRGLQSRIEGEHKFSVIRGGDAVQINIGDIVVGDICQIKYGDLLPADGILIQSNDLKIDESSLTGESDHVKKNESTDPVVLSGTHVMEGSGKMVVTAVGVNSQAGIIFTLLGAAVDEHEAAAKQKKKDAKKAKKSGKDEITNNSHGHPQGLKSQMTVDSITSDDGAGEDGEAGKSGGGGGGHGGKEKSVLQAKLTKLAIQIGYAGSTIAVLTVIILIIQFCIQTFVIEQKPWRNSYANNLVKHFIIGVTVLVVAVPEGLPLAVTLSLAYSVKKMMKDNNLVRHLDACETMGNATAICSDKTGTLTTNRMTVVQSYICEKLCMVTPRFSDIPRVVGEAIIDGIALNSAYTSGLMPGQNPGDPLQQVGNKTECALLGFVNGLGKNYQTIRDSHPEDSFTRVYTFNSVRKSMSTVVPKQGGGYRVYSKGASEIILKKCSFIYGQDGVLEKFTRDMQERLLHQVIEPMACDGLRTICIAFRDFVPGKANINEVHYDNEPNWDDEENIISNLTCLCVVGIEDPVRPEVPEAIRKCQRAGITVRMVTGDNINTARSIATKCGILRPQDDFLILEGKEFNRRIRDSNGDIQQHLLDKVWPKLRVLARSSPTDKYNLVKGIIDSKVSASREVVAVTGDGTNDGPALKKADVGFAMGIAGTDVAKEASDIILTDDNFSSIVKAVMWGRNVYDSIAKFLQFQLTVNVVAVIVAFIGACAVQDSPLKAVQMLWMNLIMDTLASLALATEMPTPDLLLRKPYGRTKPLISRTMMKNILGQAVYQLVIVFGLLFVGDRFLDIESGRGQPLNSEATQHFTIIFNVFVFMTLFNELNARKIHGQRNIFQGLFTNPIFYSIWLVTLVSQVFIIQFGKVAFSTKALNVEQWLWSVFFGLGTLIWAQIVTSIPTRKMPKTMAWGRGHPESEYTEAIRLGEERYETLDNDKKPRAGQILWIRGLTRLQTQLRVVRAFRSTLEDLEERRSIHSLHSLRSSRSHPGGMSTSGTMTSQGLSNLLYPPGSNIQTGRLIEKFAVWTKSTTV